A single region of the Serinus canaria isolate serCan28SL12 chromosome 1, serCan2020, whole genome shotgun sequence genome encodes:
- the ARAP1 gene encoding arf-GAP with Rho-GAP domain, ANK repeat and PH domain-containing protein 1 isoform X5, with product MAKEDAEPRMGRPRSVRFSSLFSEDEFGEDHASASPGSGGSSWSDRDLSLHPPAPDAFPSSSPGTLSDSMEGTNATSLLSPTIREGWLDKNPPQGSYIYQKRWVKLDTDYLRYFDSEKDTYSKRLIPVSSISRVSSVGDQKFEVVTNNRNFVFRAENDADRNEWIRTLQQIAEERKSKTAVRTSMSLATDSATELADKSGFLELRGFKHKLFVVVAGDKVFLYKNAEDYQLGIGITYIEMNVGNVKEVDRRGFDLTTPYRIFSFSADSEQEKEEWVEAMQQSITEALSNSEVAERIWAVESNRFCADCGSPKPDWASINLCVVICKRCAGEHRGLGPGITKVRSLKMDRKVWTEELIELFQRFGNIMANQFWAANVPPSEAISPTSGSQERRRFLIAKYREGKYRHYHPLFGNQEELDRALCAAVTTSDLAETQALLFCGASVTCDTGDPQCPTPLALAERSGQRLQMEFLLHNKTSEPPRLEMVCSEEKPYSVHLPSITHNGFLYKTPSMVKPISERKGPEEFSRRWCMLQDGVLSYYENDRNTVPNGEIRVEEIVCLVNNPLHAHGIESTFEVYTEADRLYLFGLESPASAREWLKSIAKSFVHPCAEELLALDFERLGRLHYKGGLTLERAQEGWFALVGSTLHVCSEDGRRQEPLQLRKLQELSIQGDHEVLVLVERRRTLYIQGERKLDFLGWVHAIQKAASSSGDTLSEQQLTESDVPLLVDRCIDYITQCGLTSEGIYRKSGQNSKTTSLLEVLQRDARCVCLKEGEHQVDDVANTLKRFFRDLGDGLFTRRWAPNWLWATVLEDEGAKVDEYRRLLTALPPVNRATLKALINHLFRVQCFSGENQMNTHNLAIVFGPTLFQTDGKDYKAGRVVEDLISHYVEIFNVNDQEMKKQQDEITAIMKMREASSSGTQQAGDFICTVYLEEKKTETEQHVKIPATMTAEELTFEILDRRKIVMKEKDYWSCFEVNEREEAERPLHYSEKVLPILHCLGTESYLVVKKQMSMENMLIYLASRVGDCKHGMMKFREERNLLGLGLSTGFHDRYFILNHSWLRLYKEVRSHKPEKEWPVRNLKVYLGVKKKLRPPTCWGFTVFYENEKHEKQQWYLCCDTQADLREWFATFLQVQNGGALWPSERPKARVARPQQDARLGNISLIPLRGNESEMRNSVAAFATDPLTLLRNV from the exons ATGGCCAAG GAGGATGCTGAGCCTAGGATGGGGCGACCGCGGTCTGTGCGTTTCAGCAGCCTCTTCAGTGAAGATGAGTTTGGTGAGGACCACGCCAGTGCATCCCCTGGCAG tggtggcagcagctggagtgaCAGGGACCTCAGCCTGCACCCACCTGCACCCGACGCCTTCCCTAGCAGCAGCCCCGGCACACTTAGTGACAGCATGGAAGGCACCAATGCCACGAGCCTGCTGTCACCCACCATCAGAGAAGGGTGGCTGGACAAGAACCCGCCACAGGG GTCCTACATCTACCAGAAGCGCTGGGTGAAGCTTGACACAGACTACCTCCGCTATTTTGACAGTGAAAAG GATACCTACTCCAAGCGGCTCATTCCTGTCTCCTCCATCTCCCGCGTCTCCAGTGTTGGGGACCAGAAATTTGAGGTTGTCACCAACAACCGCAACTTTGTGTTCCGAGCTGAGAATGATG CAGACCGCAATGAGTGGATACGGACCCTGCAGCAGATTGCGGAGGAGCGGAAGAGCAAAACTGCAGTGAGGACATCAATGTCCTTAGCCACTGACAGTGCCACTGAGCTAGCTGATAAGAGTGGCTTCCTGGAGCTGCGGGGCTTTAAGCACAAGCTCTTTGTGGTGGTGGCTGGGGACAAAGTGTTCCTTTACAAGAATGCGGAG GACTATCAGCTGGGGATTGGCATCACCTACATTGAGATGAATGTGGGGAACGTCAAGGAGGTGGATCGCCGGGGCTTTGACCTCACCACTCCATACAGGATCTTCAG CTTCTCTGCTGACTcggagcaggagaaggaggaatggGTGGAGGCCATGCAGCAGTCCATCACTGAGGCACTCTCCAACTCGGAGGTGGCTGAGAGGATCTGGGCAGTGGAGTCCAACCGCTTCTGTGCTGACTGTGGCTCCCCCAAACCTGACTGGGCCTCCATCAACCTCTGTGTGGTGATCTGCAAGAGATGCGCAG GGGAACACCGGGGATTGGGCCCTGGCATCACCAAAGTCCGCAGCTTGAAGATGGACAGGAAGGTGTGGACTGAGGAGCTGATTGAG CTCTTCCAGCGGTTTGGCAACATAATGGCCAACCAGTTTTGGGCTGCAAATGTGCCTCCCAGTGAGGCCATCAGCCCCACCAGcggcagccaggagaggaggcGCTTCCTCATCGCCAAATACCGGGAGGGCAAGTACCGTCACTACCACCCACTCTTCGGCAACCAGGAGGAGCTTGACAGG gctctgtgtgcGGCCGTCACCACAAGTGACCTGGCAGAGACGCAGGCTCTGCTCTTCTGTGGGGCATCGGTGACCTGTGACACCGGGGATCCCCAGTGCCCTACGCCCCTGGCCCTGGCTGAGAGAAGTGGGCAGCGGCTGCAGATGGAGTTCCTGTTGCACAACAAAACCTCAG AGCCGCCACGCCTGGAGATGGTGTGCAGTGAGGAGAAGCCCTACTCTGTACACCTGCCCTCCATTACCCACAATGGCTTCCTCTACAAGACCCCCTCCATGGTCAAGCCCATCAGTGAGCGCAAGGGCCCAGAAG agttCAGCAGGCGGTGGTGCATGCTGCAGGATGGTGTGCTCAGCTACTATGAGAACGACCGTAACACTGTGCCCAATGGCGAGATCAGGGTGGAGGAAATTGTCTGCCTGGTGAACAACCCACTCCATGCCCATGG GATCGAGAGCACGTTTGAGGTGTACACCGAGGCAGATCGACTCTACCTCTTTGGGCTGGAGAGCCCTGCCTCTGCTCGAGAATGGCTCAAGTCTATTGCCAAG TCCTTTGTCCACCCCTGTGccgaggagctgctggcactaGACTTTGAGCGGCTTGGCCGACTGCATTACAAGGGGGGTCTCACCCTGGAGCGTGCCCAGGAGGGCTGGTTTGCCCTGGTTGGCTCCACTCTCCATGTCTGCTCTGAGGATGGCCGTCGGCAGGAGCCTCTCCAGCTGCGcaagctgcaggagctct CCATCCAGGGGGACCATGAGGTTCTGGTGTTGGTGGAGAGGCGGAG GACGCTGTACATCCAAGGGGAGCGGAAGCTAGATTTCCTGGGCTGGGTCCATGCCATCCAGAAGGCTGCGAGCAGCTCGGGAGACACCTTGTcggagcagcagctgacagaatcGGACGTCCCACTGCTGGTGGACCGCTGCATCGACTACATCACTCAGTGCG GGCTGACGTCTGAGGGAATCTACCGCAAGAGCGGGCAGAACTCCAAGACCACCAGCCTCCTAGAGGTGCTGCAGCGGGATGCACGCTGCGTCTGCCTGAAAGAGGGAGAACACCAGGTGGACGATGTTGCCAACACCCTCAAACGCTTCTTCCGTGACCTTGGGGATGGGCTCTTCACTCGGCGGTGGGCCCCAAACTGGCTGTGGGCAACGG tgctggaggatgAGGGGGCAAAGGTTGACGAGTACCGGCGGCTCTTGACTGCCCTCCCTCCAGTGAACCGGGCCACACTGAAGGCGCTCATCAATCACCTCTTCCG GGTCCAGTGCTTCTCTGGGGAGAACCAGATGAACACACACAACCTGGCCATTGTCTTTGGGCCCACACTCTTCCAGACAGATGGGAAGGACTACAAGGCAGGACGTGTGGTGGAGGACCTCATCAGTCACTACGTGGAGATCTTTAAC GTCAATGACCAAGAgatgaagaagcagcaggatgAAATCACAGCCATCATGAAGATGCGGGAGGCATCATCCAGCGGAACACAG CAAGCTGGGGACTTCATCTGTACTGTCTACCTGGAGGAGAAGAAGACGGAGACAGAGCAGCATGTCAAG ATCCCAGCCACGATGACGGCTGAGGAGCTCACCTTTGAGATCCTGGACCGGCGGAAAATTGTCATGAAGGAGAAGGACTACTGGAGCTGCTTTGAAGTGAATGAGAGAGAAGAGGCAG AGCGGCCCTTGCATTACTCAGAGAAAGTTCTGCCcatcctgcactgcctggggacagagagtTACCTGGTGGTGAAGAAGCAGATGTCCATGGAGAACATGCTCATCTACCTTG CCAGCAGAGTGGGTGACTGCAAGCATGGCATGATGAAATTCCGGGAGGAGAGGAACCTGCTGGGGCTTGGGCTGAGCACTGGCTTCCATGATCGCTACTTCATCCTCAACCACTCCTGGCTGCGCCTCTACAAAGAAGTGCGG AGTCACAAGCCAGAGAAGGAGTGGCCTGTCCGAAACCTGAAGGTCTACCTGGGTGTTAAAAAGAAGCTTCGACCCCCGACGTG CTGGGGTTTTACAGTATTCTACGAAAATGAGAAGCACGAGAAGCAGCAATG GTACCTGTGCTGTGACACCCAGGCTGATCTGCGGGAGTGGTTTGCCACCTTCCTTCAGGTGCAG aacGGGGGTGCCCTGTGGCCCTCGGAGCGTCCCAAGGCGCGGGTGGCGCGGCCGCAGCAGGATGCCAGGTTGGGTAACATCTCCCTCATCCCGCTGCGGGGCAATGAGAGCGAGATGCGGAACAGTGTGGCTGCTTTTGCTACTGACCCCCTAACT
- the ARAP1 gene encoding arf-GAP with Rho-GAP domain, ANK repeat and PH domain-containing protein 1 isoform X2, giving the protein MEEEGSLPVAAWLSAFHLDQYVESFQQSGLWSVWDCRALTDEGLTRLGVLLPGHRRRILLGLQKAFTEVPPPAGTHQPPGSKPVPMKRHIFRLSTAAGLEQLEPRSPPVPTGTPPLEPERGAGFTQLPPPIPPRVGCRPPLKFSSSLSGDSPEPPPASCSHLPALEDPSPAALGEKPPAHSRARPPLPPLPAKRHQLETKCQSLKGPPLPNRPPVLPPRAVSHRSIPVKEEVPSTERAPSVTLSSPFPPPRSKAPAPTPPALPSKATLPFVPEFDDSDYEDSAWEEELARPTGEMAKEDAEPRMGRPRSVRFSSLFSEDEFGEDHASASPGSGGSSWSDRDLSLHPPAPDAFPSSSPGTLSDSMEGTNATSLLSPTIREGWLDKNPPQGSYIYQKRWVKLDTDYLRYFDSEKDTYSKRLIPVSSISRVSSVGDQKFEVVTNNRNFVFRAENDADRNEWIRTLQQIAEERKSKTAVRTSMSLATDSATELADKSGFLELRGFKHKLFVVVAGDKVFLYKNAEDYQLGIGITYIEMNVGNVKEVDRRGFDLTTPYRIFSFSADSEQEKEEWVEAMQQSITEALSNSEVAERIWAVESNRFCADCGSPKPDWASINLCVVICKRCAGEHRGLGPGITKVRSLKMDRKVWTEELIELFQRFGNIMANQFWAANVPPSEAISPTSGSQERRRFLIAKYREGKYRHYHPLFGNQEELDRALCAAVTTSDLAETQALLFCGASVTCDTGDPQCPTPLALAERSGQRLQMEFLLHNKTSEPPRLEMVCSEEKPYSVHLPSITHNGFLYKTPSMVKPISERKGPEEFSRRWCMLQDGVLSYYENDRNTVPNGEIRVEEIVCLVNNPLHAHGIESTFEVYTEADRLYLFGLESPASAREWLKSIAKSFVHPCAEELLALDFERLGRLHYKGGLTLERAQEGWFALVGSTLHVCSEDGRRQEPLQLRKLQELSIQGDHEVLVLVERRRTLYIQGERKLDFLGWVHAIQKAASSSGDTLSEQQLTESDVPLLVDRCIDYITQCGLTSEGIYRKSGQNSKTTSLLEVLQRDARCVCLKEGEHQVDDVANTLKRFFRDLGDGLFTRRWAPNWLWATVLEDEGAKVDEYRRLLTALPPVNRATLKALINHLFRVQCFSGENQMNTHNLAIVFGPTLFQTDGKDYKAGRVVEDLISHYVEIFNVNDQEMKKQQDEITAIMKMREASSSGTQQAGDFICTVYLEEKKTETEQHVKIPATMTAEELTFEILDRRKIVMKEKDYWSCFEVNEREEAERPLHYSEKVLPILHCLGTESYLVVKKQMSMENMLIYLASRVGDCKHGMMKFREERNLLGLGLSTGFHDRYFILNHSWLRLYKEVRSHKPEKEWPVRNLKVYLGVKKKLRPPTCWGFTVFYENEKHEKQQWYLCCDTQADLREWFATFLQVQNGGALWPSERPKARVARPQQDARLGNISLIPLRGNESEMRNSVAAFATDPLT; this is encoded by the exons atggaggaggagggatcTCTGCCGGTGGCTGCCTGGCTGTCTGCCTTCCACCTCGACCAGTATGTGGAGAGCTTCCAGCAAAGTGGACTGTGGTCAGTGTGGGACTGCCGGGCTCTGACGGACGAGGGGCTCACCCGCCTTGGGGTGCTGCTGCCCGGCCACCGCCGCCGCATCCTCCTGGGCTTGCAGAAAGCCTTCACTGAGGTCCCGCCGCCCGCTGGGACTCACCAGCCCCCTGGCAGTAAACCTGTCCCCATGAAACGCCACATCTTCCgcctgagcactgctgcagggctggagcagctggagccccGGAGCCCACCAGTGCCCACTGGGACCCCACCGCTGGAGCCAGAGAGGGGTGCAGGCTTCACGCAGCTGCCCCCACCCATCCCACCGAGGGTGGGCTGCCGCCCTCCCCTCAAATTCTCATCATCGCTATCGGGGGACAGCCCCGAGCCCCCCCCTGCATCCTGCAgccatctcccagccctggaggacccctctccagcagccctcGGGGAGAagccccctgcccacagcagggcgAGACCCCCATTGCCACCACTGCCGGCCAAGCGACACCAACTGGAAACCAAGTGCCAGAGCCTGAAGGGCCCCCCACTGCCTAATCGCCCCCCTGTGCTcccccccagggctgtgtcccacagGAG catccctgtgaAGGAGGAGGTGCCCAGCACTGAGAGAGCACCCAGTGTCACCCTGTCCTCCCCGTTCCCCCCGCCTCGCTCCAAGGCGCCAGCACCAACACCACCTGCACTGCCCTCCAAGGCCACCCTTCCCTTCGTGCCAGAGTTTG ATGACTCAGACTACGAGGACTCGGCGTGGGAGGAGGAATTAGCCAGACCGACGGGGGAGATGGCCAAG GAGGATGCTGAGCCTAGGATGGGGCGACCGCGGTCTGTGCGTTTCAGCAGCCTCTTCAGTGAAGATGAGTTTGGTGAGGACCACGCCAGTGCATCCCCTGGCAG tggtggcagcagctggagtgaCAGGGACCTCAGCCTGCACCCACCTGCACCCGACGCCTTCCCTAGCAGCAGCCCCGGCACACTTAGTGACAGCATGGAAGGCACCAATGCCACGAGCCTGCTGTCACCCACCATCAGAGAAGGGTGGCTGGACAAGAACCCGCCACAGGG GTCCTACATCTACCAGAAGCGCTGGGTGAAGCTTGACACAGACTACCTCCGCTATTTTGACAGTGAAAAG GATACCTACTCCAAGCGGCTCATTCCTGTCTCCTCCATCTCCCGCGTCTCCAGTGTTGGGGACCAGAAATTTGAGGTTGTCACCAACAACCGCAACTTTGTGTTCCGAGCTGAGAATGATG CAGACCGCAATGAGTGGATACGGACCCTGCAGCAGATTGCGGAGGAGCGGAAGAGCAAAACTGCAGTGAGGACATCAATGTCCTTAGCCACTGACAGTGCCACTGAGCTAGCTGATAAGAGTGGCTTCCTGGAGCTGCGGGGCTTTAAGCACAAGCTCTTTGTGGTGGTGGCTGGGGACAAAGTGTTCCTTTACAAGAATGCGGAG GACTATCAGCTGGGGATTGGCATCACCTACATTGAGATGAATGTGGGGAACGTCAAGGAGGTGGATCGCCGGGGCTTTGACCTCACCACTCCATACAGGATCTTCAG CTTCTCTGCTGACTcggagcaggagaaggaggaatggGTGGAGGCCATGCAGCAGTCCATCACTGAGGCACTCTCCAACTCGGAGGTGGCTGAGAGGATCTGGGCAGTGGAGTCCAACCGCTTCTGTGCTGACTGTGGCTCCCCCAAACCTGACTGGGCCTCCATCAACCTCTGTGTGGTGATCTGCAAGAGATGCGCAG GGGAACACCGGGGATTGGGCCCTGGCATCACCAAAGTCCGCAGCTTGAAGATGGACAGGAAGGTGTGGACTGAGGAGCTGATTGAG CTCTTCCAGCGGTTTGGCAACATAATGGCCAACCAGTTTTGGGCTGCAAATGTGCCTCCCAGTGAGGCCATCAGCCCCACCAGcggcagccaggagaggaggcGCTTCCTCATCGCCAAATACCGGGAGGGCAAGTACCGTCACTACCACCCACTCTTCGGCAACCAGGAGGAGCTTGACAGG gctctgtgtgcGGCCGTCACCACAAGTGACCTGGCAGAGACGCAGGCTCTGCTCTTCTGTGGGGCATCGGTGACCTGTGACACCGGGGATCCCCAGTGCCCTACGCCCCTGGCCCTGGCTGAGAGAAGTGGGCAGCGGCTGCAGATGGAGTTCCTGTTGCACAACAAAACCTCAG AGCCGCCACGCCTGGAGATGGTGTGCAGTGAGGAGAAGCCCTACTCTGTACACCTGCCCTCCATTACCCACAATGGCTTCCTCTACAAGACCCCCTCCATGGTCAAGCCCATCAGTGAGCGCAAGGGCCCAGAAG agttCAGCAGGCGGTGGTGCATGCTGCAGGATGGTGTGCTCAGCTACTATGAGAACGACCGTAACACTGTGCCCAATGGCGAGATCAGGGTGGAGGAAATTGTCTGCCTGGTGAACAACCCACTCCATGCCCATGG GATCGAGAGCACGTTTGAGGTGTACACCGAGGCAGATCGACTCTACCTCTTTGGGCTGGAGAGCCCTGCCTCTGCTCGAGAATGGCTCAAGTCTATTGCCAAG TCCTTTGTCCACCCCTGTGccgaggagctgctggcactaGACTTTGAGCGGCTTGGCCGACTGCATTACAAGGGGGGTCTCACCCTGGAGCGTGCCCAGGAGGGCTGGTTTGCCCTGGTTGGCTCCACTCTCCATGTCTGCTCTGAGGATGGCCGTCGGCAGGAGCCTCTCCAGCTGCGcaagctgcaggagctct CCATCCAGGGGGACCATGAGGTTCTGGTGTTGGTGGAGAGGCGGAG GACGCTGTACATCCAAGGGGAGCGGAAGCTAGATTTCCTGGGCTGGGTCCATGCCATCCAGAAGGCTGCGAGCAGCTCGGGAGACACCTTGTcggagcagcagctgacagaatcGGACGTCCCACTGCTGGTGGACCGCTGCATCGACTACATCACTCAGTGCG GGCTGACGTCTGAGGGAATCTACCGCAAGAGCGGGCAGAACTCCAAGACCACCAGCCTCCTAGAGGTGCTGCAGCGGGATGCACGCTGCGTCTGCCTGAAAGAGGGAGAACACCAGGTGGACGATGTTGCCAACACCCTCAAACGCTTCTTCCGTGACCTTGGGGATGGGCTCTTCACTCGGCGGTGGGCCCCAAACTGGCTGTGGGCAACGG tgctggaggatgAGGGGGCAAAGGTTGACGAGTACCGGCGGCTCTTGACTGCCCTCCCTCCAGTGAACCGGGCCACACTGAAGGCGCTCATCAATCACCTCTTCCG GGTCCAGTGCTTCTCTGGGGAGAACCAGATGAACACACACAACCTGGCCATTGTCTTTGGGCCCACACTCTTCCAGACAGATGGGAAGGACTACAAGGCAGGACGTGTGGTGGAGGACCTCATCAGTCACTACGTGGAGATCTTTAAC GTCAATGACCAAGAgatgaagaagcagcaggatgAAATCACAGCCATCATGAAGATGCGGGAGGCATCATCCAGCGGAACACAG CAAGCTGGGGACTTCATCTGTACTGTCTACCTGGAGGAGAAGAAGACGGAGACAGAGCAGCATGTCAAG ATCCCAGCCACGATGACGGCTGAGGAGCTCACCTTTGAGATCCTGGACCGGCGGAAAATTGTCATGAAGGAGAAGGACTACTGGAGCTGCTTTGAAGTGAATGAGAGAGAAGAGGCAG AGCGGCCCTTGCATTACTCAGAGAAAGTTCTGCCcatcctgcactgcctggggacagagagtTACCTGGTGGTGAAGAAGCAGATGTCCATGGAGAACATGCTCATCTACCTTG CCAGCAGAGTGGGTGACTGCAAGCATGGCATGATGAAATTCCGGGAGGAGAGGAACCTGCTGGGGCTTGGGCTGAGCACTGGCTTCCATGATCGCTACTTCATCCTCAACCACTCCTGGCTGCGCCTCTACAAAGAAGTGCGG AGTCACAAGCCAGAGAAGGAGTGGCCTGTCCGAAACCTGAAGGTCTACCTGGGTGTTAAAAAGAAGCTTCGACCCCCGACGTG CTGGGGTTTTACAGTATTCTACGAAAATGAGAAGCACGAGAAGCAGCAATG GTACCTGTGCTGTGACACCCAGGCTGATCTGCGGGAGTGGTTTGCCACCTTCCTTCAGGTGCAG aacGGGGGTGCCCTGTGGCCCTCGGAGCGTCCCAAGGCGCGGGTGGCGCGGCCGCAGCAGGATGCCAGGTTGGGTAACATCTCCCTCATCCCGCTGCGGGGCAATGAGAGCGAGATGCGGAACAGTGTGGCTGCTTTTGCTACTGACCCCCTAACT